One window from the genome of Methanoculleus sp. 7T encodes:
- a CDS encoding fasciclin domain-containing protein → MKRPLLFSLCIVLLLSLAAAGTAVQIGEGPVTLDPDEYVNITPVNSTEAYEVPQATVLGALDVASVLGAFDYQVTADLPPEEGNLSVTSIAGIENEMRNETPYAWAYWVNGEEGTTGPAVANVTDGDNVTYSYGPQGHSIENATYTLAIYVSVPGAAVNVTPAPTENVTPTPTENVTPTPTMNVTPTTEANVTIASPEEGASVAAGNVTVSVNVTNFTLVEPTGQPNAPGEGHLHYYLDAVVPTNASAPAIPETGGYVVSTNTSYTWENVTPGAHNLSVQLVNNDHTPLIPLVFDMVNVTVGGVTPTPTVNVTPTPTVNVTPTPTVNVTPTPTVNVTPTPTVNVTPTPTVNVTPTPTVNVTPTPTVNVTPTPTVNVTDEIIAGLSGEENLTTFTEVLNKSTVDLRLDANGTYIVCAPTNVAFDSLGNETLSAIVNDTALLDSVLEYHIIEGNYTLDELVMMCQNATDGKISLPTVEGSDVNVSFTDGGQLVINNVAVVTQIKITNNIIVYVISGVLIPPGAPIPTPTPTPSPTMNVTPTPTMNVTPTPTMNVTPTPTTNVTPTPTTNVTPTPTMNVTPTPTTNVTPTPTMNVTPTPTVNVTPTPTTNVTPTPPPAEGIDLQLYTGWNFVSIPRPLSEGNNTAIDVFGEVDTGGRPIYTHSPEAGFEPLDANATLEVLEGYWVYSNESTTVRLNLSTDPVATPASKALAPGWNAIGYSDLTPSTANETLASVEGNWVYVVGYDAQNQSYRPALINDQMGARGENQKLFPTEGYWLFVREDGTLAAISA, encoded by the coding sequence ATGAAACGACCTTTACTGTTCAGTTTGTGCATCGTTCTTCTCCTCTCACTCGCTGCCGCAGGTACGGCAGTCCAGATTGGGGAAGGGCCTGTCACACTGGATCCTGATGAGTATGTGAACATTACACCGGTAAACAGCACTGAAGCGTATGAGGTGCCGCAGGCGACCGTGCTCGGAGCGCTTGATGTAGCCTCGGTCCTCGGAGCGTTTGATTACCAGGTCACTGCAGACCTGCCTCCGGAAGAGGGGAATCTCAGTGTTACTTCGATTGCAGGCATTGAGAACGAGATGAGAAATGAGACCCCGTACGCATGGGCGTACTGGGTGAACGGCGAGGAGGGCACGACCGGGCCAGCGGTGGCGAACGTGACCGACGGCGACAACGTGACCTACTCCTATGGGCCTCAGGGTCATTCTATTGAGAACGCCACATATACGCTGGCGATCTACGTGAGCGTGCCCGGGGCGGCCGTGAACGTTACCCCGGCACCGACGGAGAACGTTACCCCGACACCGACGGAGAACGTTACCCCGACGCCGACGATGAACGTGACCCCGACTACTGAAGCGAACGTCACGATCGCCTCGCCGGAGGAGGGTGCCAGCGTTGCCGCGGGGAACGTCACGGTGAGCGTGAACGTCACGAACTTCACGCTGGTCGAGCCCACGGGGCAGCCGAACGCCCCGGGTGAAGGCCACCTGCACTACTACCTCGATGCCGTAGTGCCGACGAACGCGAGCGCGCCCGCCATCCCGGAGACCGGCGGGTATGTCGTCTCCACGAACACCTCCTATACCTGGGAGAACGTGACGCCGGGTGCGCACAACCTCTCGGTCCAACTGGTCAATAACGACCACACGCCGCTCATCCCGCTCGTCTTCGACATGGTGAACGTCACGGTCGGCGGTGTGACTCCGACACCTACGGTGAACGTGACGCCGACACCTACGGTGAACGTGACGCCGACACCTACGGTGAACGTGACGCCGACACCTACGGTGAACGTGACGCCGACACCTACGGTGAACGTGACGCCGACACCTACGGTGAACGTGACGCCGACACCTACGGTGAACGTGACGCCGACACCTACGGTGAACGTGACGCCGACACCTACGGTGAACGTGACCGATGAGATCATCGCAGGGCTTTCGGGAGAGGAGAATCTGACGACGTTCACCGAAGTCTTGAACAAGTCTACCGTTGACCTGAGGCTTGATGCGAACGGAACGTATATCGTATGCGCCCCGACCAACGTCGCGTTTGACAGCCTGGGCAACGAGACGCTCTCGGCCATCGTGAACGATACGGCGCTCCTTGACAGCGTCCTTGAGTATCACATCATCGAGGGGAACTACACGCTTGACGAACTCGTGATGATGTGCCAGAATGCAACCGACGGCAAAATTTCATTGCCGACCGTTGAAGGGTCGGATGTGAATGTCTCGTTCACCGATGGCGGGCAACTGGTCATCAACAACGTTGCTGTCGTGACCCAGATCAAGATCACGAACAACATCATCGTCTACGTGATCAGCGGCGTCCTGATTCCACCAGGCGCCCCGATCCCGACACCGACGCCCACCCCATCACCGACGATGAACGTAACTCCGACGCCGACGATGAACGTAACGCCGACGCCGACGATGAACGTAACGCCGACGCCGACAACGAACGTAACTCCGACACCGACAACGAACGTAACTCCGACACCGACGATGAACGTGACGCCGACGCCGACAACGAACGTGACGCCGACACCGACGATGAACGTGACGCCGACACCTACGGTGAACGTGACGCCGACGCCGACAACGAACGTGACGCCGACACCGCCGCCGGCGGAGGGCATAGACCTCCAACTCTACACCGGCTGGAACTTCGTCTCTATCCCAAGACCGCTCTCCGAGGGTAACAACACCGCGATAGATGTCTTCGGAGAGGTCGATACCGGCGGACGGCCGATCTACACCCACTCCCCGGAGGCCGGCTTTGAGCCTCTGGATGCGAATGCGACACTAGAAGTCCTTGAAGGATACTGGGTCTATTCGAACGAGTCCACGACCGTGCGGCTGAACCTCAGCACCGACCCGGTGGCGACCCCTGCATCCAAGGCACTGGCTCCGGGATGGAACGCCATCGGCTACTCCGACCTGACCCCGTCGACCGCGAATGAGACGCTCGCGTCGGTGGAAGGCAACTGGGTCTATGTCGTCGGCTACGACGCACAGAACCAGAGCTACCGGCCGGCGCTCATCAACGATCAGATGGGTGCCCGGGGTGAGAACCAGAAGCTCTTCCCGACCGAAGGCTACTGGCTGTTCGTGCGCGAAGATGGCACACTGGCTGCCATCAGCGCCTAA
- a CDS encoding class I SAM-dependent methyltransferase produces the protein MDSTQKALYARSLPLGEDFTVLDFGCGNGRWALWFAPQVDRVVGVDLSPEMVRAARGFTSDQGIENVDFVVLDDKTPPFPENSFDVVNCVWVLKYILSDAEAATTIAELSRATKPGGYVALIEQVNRSRDLFVENEGYFQGQALYRTPEFYIDAFGECGMRLRHHAITNASPLFWAYSRLRRLIGAPPGTGPPRRITAVSVHGDLLAGRVMRFRSGHHFFLFQKQEEPVNYGR, from the coding sequence ATCGACTCTACGCAGAAGGCCCTCTATGCGCGTTCTCTTCCTCTCGGAGAGGACTTCACTGTTCTTGATTTCGGGTGCGGGAACGGCAGGTGGGCGCTCTGGTTCGCCCCGCAGGTGGACCGCGTCGTCGGGGTCGATCTCTCGCCCGAAATGGTGAGAGCGGCGCGGGGGTTTACGTCAGATCAGGGAATCGAGAACGTCGATTTTGTTGTTCTCGACGATAAGACGCCCCCGTTTCCCGAAAACTCCTTCGACGTGGTTAACTGCGTCTGGGTCCTCAAGTACATCCTCTCCGATGCCGAGGCGGCCACGACCATCGCGGAACTCTCGCGCGCGACGAAACCCGGCGGGTATGTCGCCCTCATCGAGCAGGTGAACCGGTCGCGGGACCTCTTCGTCGAGAACGAGGGCTATTTCCAGGGGCAGGCGCTCTACCGGACGCCCGAATTTTACATCGACGCGTTCGGAGAGTGCGGTATGCGTCTCCGGCATCATGCCATAACCAACGCCTCGCCTCTCTTCTGGGCTTATTCGCGGCTCCGGAGGCTTATCGGTGCTCCGCCCGGCACTGGGCCGCCACGGCGCATCACGGCGGTCAGCGTTCACGGGGACCTCTTGGCCGGGCGGGTTATGAGGTTCCGGAGCGGCCACCACTTCTTCCTGTTTCAGAAGCAGGAGGAGCCGGTGAACTACGGCCGATAG
- a CDS encoding MFS transporter: MSRNLPILLGVFVVMALSNAVVPVLPDFGEGAAMQGAVYAAYFFGAFVAVLPAGIASDRIGRVPLIRAGLLLTLISGVLILLFPSGLPLLIFRVVEGVGAGLFLSAALAWANSHPSSGQISGYVMAAQNLGLVAGLLAAGWLDAVFESHLAGIALFTVFAVPALGMSVVVRESGHGGFAKADLPAIVRNYFWLFAAAAVLVGMTGAVAAIYPGYTGSDPSLLALQLATINIATVVAVLIAPRVALRPVPTIQVSSILMAGAVAAGYFTPYALPVIGGLAGVIIVAILAFLAETRIQQGVMAGLFNTATYAGFTFLAAFAGLAAGELGFPTAFLLLAVMAAVMAFTVGGCRCEYRG; encoded by the coding sequence ATGTCTCGGAACCTGCCCATTCTCCTCGGGGTATTCGTGGTGATGGCGCTCTCCAACGCCGTCGTCCCGGTTCTTCCCGATTTCGGAGAGGGGGCGGCAATGCAAGGGGCGGTCTACGCCGCATACTTTTTTGGCGCGTTTGTTGCGGTGCTCCCGGCAGGGATAGCGAGCGACCGGATCGGCCGCGTGCCGCTCATTCGTGCCGGGCTTCTCCTGACCCTCATAAGCGGGGTTCTCATCCTGCTCTTTCCCTCGGGCCTCCCGCTCCTCATCTTCCGCGTGGTCGAGGGGGTTGGGGCCGGGCTCTTCCTCTCGGCGGCGCTTGCGTGGGCGAACTCGCACCCGTCGTCAGGGCAGATCAGCGGCTACGTCATGGCGGCCCAGAACCTCGGTCTGGTTGCCGGGCTCCTTGCCGCCGGATGGCTTGACGCAGTCTTCGAGAGCCATCTTGCAGGAATCGCCCTCTTTACGGTGTTCGCCGTCCCTGCACTCGGGATGAGCGTCGTGGTCAGGGAGAGCGGTCATGGGGGGTTTGCGAAGGCCGACCTCCCGGCAATCGTCAGGAACTACTTCTGGCTCTTTGCAGCGGCAGCCGTCCTTGTGGGCATGACGGGAGCGGTAGCGGCCATCTATCCGGGATACACGGGGAGCGACCCGTCGCTCCTTGCCCTCCAGTTAGCGACGATCAACATCGCGACCGTCGTTGCCGTGCTCATCGCACCCCGTGTCGCCCTCCGGCCGGTTCCGACCATCCAGGTCTCCTCGATTCTCATGGCCGGGGCGGTCGCGGCGGGTTACTTCACACCCTATGCCCTCCCGGTCATCGGCGGCCTTGCGGGCGTGATCATCGTCGCAATACTTGCGTTCCTTGCCGAGACGAGGATCCAGCAGGGTGTGATGGCCGGGCTCTTCAACACCGCGACCTACGCCGGATTCACATTCCTTGCCGCCTTTGCCGGACTGGCTGCGGGAGAACTCGGTTTCCCGACCGCGTTTCTCCTGCTTGCCGTGATGGCGGCGGTGATGGCGTTTACCGTCGGCGGGTGCCGATGCGAGTATCGCGGGTGA
- a CDS encoding DUF2795 domain-containing protein: protein MPEERPSVRGGQASAAQAASVEALSASAFQKYLHGIDYPAGKQDLINHARKNNAPSAVIQVLEMFEDKTFHSAADVSQEFGRVK, encoded by the coding sequence ATGCCAGAAGAAAGACCCTCTGTTAGAGGCGGACAGGCCTCTGCAGCACAGGCTGCATCTGTTGAAGCGTTGAGTGCATCTGCATTCCAGAAGTATCTTCACGGCATAGATTACCCTGCAGGAAAGCAGGACCTGATCAACCATGCCCGGAAGAACAACGCACCCAGTGCGGTGATCCAGGTCCTCGAGATGTTCGAGGACAAGACATTCCATTCCGCAGCGGATGTGAGCCAGGAGTTCGGCAGGGTCAAATGA
- a CDS encoding fasciclin domain-containing protein, with protein MRRWIALCTCILALLAMPFAVTAAVVGDENATTTPGDQTGQMDNQTADLTIAAYIAQDQNLTRLAEALDVTGLYDALDTGGPYTVFAPSDEAFNALGNETVNRLFNETGNLTMVLQYHVVEGEYTSANLTSMAENQTGQQNQTGNQSDDGISDILGGLFGDENQTGNMTTLQTLYGESLNVTVSDGEIMVENATVTMKDINTTNGVIHIIDQVLVPPDLNLTVSENQTEMAGNATAA; from the coding sequence ATGAGACGATGGATAGCTCTATGCACATGCATTCTCGCCCTTCTGGCGATGCCGTTTGCTGTGACGGCGGCAGTAGTGGGAGACGAGAATGCGACGACGACGCCCGGGGATCAGACCGGGCAGATGGATAATCAGACAGCAGATTTGACAATCGCTGCCTATATAGCCCAGGATCAGAACCTGACGAGGCTGGCTGAAGCGCTCGATGTGACAGGACTCTATGACGCCCTGGATACGGGAGGACCCTACACGGTCTTTGCCCCGAGCGACGAAGCGTTCAATGCTCTTGGCAACGAGACTGTGAACCGGCTCTTCAACGAGACGGGGAACCTTACGATGGTTCTTCAGTACCACGTTGTTGAGGGCGAGTACACCTCAGCAAACCTCACCAGCATGGCTGAGAACCAGACCGGACAGCAGAACCAGACCGGGAACCAGTCTGACGACGGTATCTCCGATATCCTCGGCGGGCTCTTCGGTGATGAGAACCAGACCGGGAACATGACGACGCTGCAGACGCTCTATGGCGAGAGCCTGAACGTCACCGTCAGCGACGGCGAGATCATGGTCGAGAACGCCACCGTTACTATGAAGGACATCAACACGACCAACGGTGTGATCCACATCATCGACCAGGTGCTGGTGCCTCCGGACTTGAATCTGACCGTATCCGAGAACCAGACCGAGATGGCGGGCAACGCGACAGCGGCCTGA
- a CDS encoding aldehyde dehydrogenase family protein, producing the protein MKLLINGERRDSVSGKVFTVRNPATGDVVGEAPLGGEDDVRHAVEAAGEAFADWSAKNPRDRAKILFFAAEEVRRRNTELGSLLTAEQGKPIREAVDEINGFANILEYYYALSAGERGEYLNLRGYGRTLVRRRPLGICGAIIPWNMPAIIMGWKIGPALTAGNTLVLKPAGTAPLTCGKLAEILEGAGLPPGVLNVVTGPGETVGREIARNPGIRKVSFTGEVGTGRQVAMDAAPALKRLTLELGGSDPMIVCDDADIPMAVEGVIRGRFYNCGQTCTAVKRLYVYESIADEFIRRLTARVEGIVVGNGMERGVTMGPLNNQAGLERVVRQVDTARERGEGEIIAGGLAPRGENYEHGFFFLPTLIAGVPHDSVLFSEEVFGPVLPIATVTGLDEALERANDSRYGLGASVWTRSADVVVRATEELEAGIVWVNQHLRTPPEVPFGGTKESGIGRENGSRALDEYTEEKSVLIRL; encoded by the coding sequence ATGAAGTTGCTGATCAACGGCGAGCGGCGCGACTCGGTCTCCGGGAAGGTGTTTACGGTGCGTAATCCCGCCACAGGGGATGTGGTCGGTGAGGCGCCGCTCGGGGGAGAGGACGACGTCCGACACGCCGTGGAGGCTGCCGGCGAGGCGTTCGCGGACTGGTCCGCAAAAAACCCGAGGGACAGGGCGAAGATTCTCTTCTTCGCCGCAGAAGAGGTGCGCCGCAGGAACACGGAACTCGGGTCGCTCCTGACCGCCGAGCAAGGGAAGCCCATCCGGGAAGCGGTCGACGAGATCAACGGGTTTGCGAACATCCTCGAGTACTACTACGCTCTCTCCGCGGGTGAGCGGGGGGAGTACCTGAACCTCCGGGGTTACGGTCGAACCCTTGTCCGGAGACGCCCGCTCGGTATTTGCGGCGCGATCATCCCTTGGAACATGCCGGCGATCATCATGGGCTGGAAGATCGGGCCGGCCCTGACGGCAGGGAATACCTTGGTCCTGAAGCCGGCAGGGACCGCTCCGCTGACCTGTGGGAAACTTGCGGAGATCCTCGAGGGTGCGGGGCTTCCGCCGGGCGTCCTGAACGTCGTCACCGGGCCGGGGGAGACGGTCGGCCGTGAGATCGCGAGGAACCCGGGCATTCGGAAGGTCTCGTTCACCGGCGAGGTCGGGACCGGCCGGCAGGTCGCCATGGACGCCGCGCCTGCGCTGAAGCGGCTCACGCTGGAACTCGGAGGAAGTGATCCGATGATCGTCTGCGACGATGCCGATATTCCGATGGCGGTCGAGGGCGTCATCAGGGGGCGGTTCTACAACTGCGGCCAGACCTGCACTGCGGTGAAGCGTCTCTACGTCTACGAGTCGATCGCGGACGAGTTTATCCGGCGCCTCACGGCGAGGGTCGAGGGGATTGTGGTCGGGAACGGCATGGAACGCGGCGTCACCATGGGCCCGCTGAACAACCAGGCAGGCCTCGAGCGGGTCGTGCGCCAGGTGGATACGGCCCGGGAGCGGGGAGAGGGGGAGATCATCGCAGGCGGTCTGGCTCCTCGAGGGGAGAACTACGAGCACGGGTTCTTCTTCCTGCCGACGCTCATTGCCGGGGTCCCGCACGACTCCGTCCTCTTCTCGGAGGAGGTCTTCGGCCCGGTGCTGCCGATTGCCACCGTCACGGGCCTCGATGAGGCGCTTGAGCGGGCGAACGACAGCCGCTACGGCCTTGGGGCATCGGTATGGACCCGAAGCGCGGACGTAGTCGTCCGGGCGACCGAGGAACTCGAAGCAGGGATCGTCTGGGTCAACCAGCACCTGCGCACCCCTCCGGAGGTGCCGTTTGGGGGGACGAAGGAGAGCGGTATCGGGAGAGAGAACGGTTCCCGTGCGCTTGACGAGTACACGGAAGAGAAGTCCGTGCTCATACGGCTGTAA
- a CDS encoding beta-CASP ribonuclease aCPSF1: MVIEDKLQELKEQINKIVPSGITISDVEFEGPELVIYTDDPKQFADQADLIKVLARDLRKRIVVRPNILEDPERAAQEIRAVVPENAGISDLFFDPETGEVLIEAEKPGVVIGKNGVTLREITKQIGWTPKVVRTPPIESSTVKQIRTFLRSVKDERKAFLRKIGHRIHREVTSKDQWLRVTTLGCCREVGRAAFLISTPESKILVDCGEKPGSAANGTPYLYVPEIYPLDSLDAVVLTHAHLDHCALVPLLFKYGYEGPVYSTPPTRDLSAMLQLDYLDVVRKETDKIPYTSSEVKTYIKHSITLNYGSVTDIAPDIKLTFHNAGHILGSAVAHFHIGEGLYNIAFTGDFNYQKTRLFSPAVSSFPRLEALFMESTYGGSNDIQPQRKDAEEKLYETVSTTLQRGGKVIIPAFAVGRSQEVMLALEEGIRRQKIPPVKIYLDGMIKEATAIHTTYPEYLNNDLRNQIFREGLNPFLADAFVQVDSPVLREQVVSGEPCVIITTSGMVNGGPVMEYLKALGPDERNALVFVGYQAEGTLGRRIQKGWREIPLGWRETIVINLEIATIDGFSGHSDRKQLMNYVAHLQPRPEKIFTIHGDENKTIDLASSIYKRYRIETHSPMNLETYRMI; this comes from the coding sequence TGATCCGAAGCAGTTTGCCGATCAGGCGGATCTGATTAAAGTATTGGCACGTGACCTCCGGAAGCGCATCGTCGTGCGCCCGAACATCCTCGAGGACCCCGAGCGGGCGGCCCAAGAGATCAGGGCCGTTGTGCCGGAGAATGCAGGGATATCCGACCTCTTCTTCGACCCGGAGACCGGCGAGGTCCTCATCGAGGCGGAGAAGCCGGGCGTGGTCATCGGCAAGAACGGCGTAACGCTCCGGGAGATCACAAAGCAGATCGGCTGGACGCCGAAGGTGGTCCGGACACCGCCTATCGAGAGTTCGACGGTGAAGCAGATCCGGACGTTTCTGCGTTCGGTGAAGGATGAGCGGAAGGCGTTCTTGCGAAAGATCGGCCACCGCATCCATAGAGAGGTCACGAGCAAAGACCAGTGGCTGCGGGTCACCACGCTCGGATGCTGCCGTGAGGTCGGTCGCGCTGCGTTCCTGATCTCAACGCCGGAGAGTAAGATCCTCGTGGACTGCGGCGAGAAGCCGGGCAGCGCTGCGAACGGGACGCCCTATCTCTACGTGCCCGAGATCTATCCCCTCGACTCGCTCGACGCGGTGGTGCTCACCCACGCGCACCTCGACCACTGCGCTCTCGTCCCCCTTCTCTTCAAGTACGGCTATGAGGGCCCGGTCTACTCGACCCCGCCGACGAGGGACCTCTCGGCGATGCTTCAACTCGACTACTTGGACGTCGTCAGGAAGGAGACGGATAAGATTCCCTACACCTCGAGCGAGGTGAAGACTTACATAAAGCACTCCATCACCCTCAACTACGGCAGCGTGACCGATATCGCTCCCGATATCAAACTCACCTTCCATAACGCGGGGCACATCCTCGGGTCGGCAGTCGCGCACTTCCACATCGGAGAGGGCCTCTACAACATCGCATTCACCGGGGACTTCAATTATCAGAAGACCAGGCTCTTCTCCCCGGCGGTCTCGTCGTTCCCCCGCCTAGAGGCTCTCTTCATGGAGAGCACCTACGGCGGATCGAACGATATCCAGCCGCAGCGCAAAGATGCGGAGGAGAAACTCTACGAGACGGTCTCGACGACGCTCCAGCGCGGCGGCAAGGTGATCATTCCTGCGTTCGCCGTCGGGCGGTCGCAGGAGGTCATGCTCGCCCTCGAGGAGGGGATTCGAAGGCAGAAGATACCCCCGGTGAAGATCTACCTCGACGGGATGATCAAGGAAGCGACGGCGATCCACACCACCTACCCGGAGTACCTGAACAACGACCTCCGGAACCAGATCTTCCGCGAGGGGTTGAACCCCTTCCTGGCCGACGCCTTTGTCCAGGTGGACTCGCCGGTTCTCCGCGAGCAGGTGGTCTCGGGCGAACCCTGCGTCATCATCACCACGAGCGGTATGGTCAACGGCGGGCCGGTGATGGAGTACCTTAAGGCTCTCGGTCCCGACGAGCGCAACGCACTGGTCTTCGTCGGGTATCAGGCTGAAGGGACGCTCGGGCGGCGTATCCAGAAAGGGTGGCGTGAGATCCCGCTCGGATGGCGCGAGACGATCGTGATCAACCTCGAGATAGCCACCATCGACGGGTTCTCGGGCCACTCCGACCGGAAGCAGCTGATGAACTACGTCGCTCATCTTCAGCCGCGTCCGGAGAAGATCTTTACCATTCACGGCGATGAGAACAAGACCATCGACCTTGCCAGTTCCATCTACAAGCGGTACCGTATCGAGACCCACTCTCCCATGAACCTCGAGACCTACCGCATGATCTAG
- a CDS encoding efflux RND transporter permease subunit — MRSPFQLIGESITRRPVAVAAIFLLVFIIALYGMGQTTMETGRDTYIDKNTPRGALLDKYLDTFKSDSIMLLVECDDVLDTDVLAYIDQLQTEIGREEYVAGTVSIIDMVKQVNGGALPASEAEIIMAKERVPPELLSRYLPSNMMTISVVTLTPGVSKDTRDQVLDNIESRISFSDAPPGVKVTVTGSPAFAKQMGEEINDSMGVLIGAAMLLMVLAVGLLFGHVRYRFLPVFVVGTGLILTFGTMGLVGIPISMVVIGAFPVLIGIGIDYAIQFQSRFDEEARHSSIQEAAITTIRNSGPAILYAMIATSLGFIAMWISPVPMVRDFGMVCVMGVIFCYISALIIVPTFGMLVKYRPKAEGNASTGSSMEAYDRFLGGVAGKIAKHPVPILLVLGMVALVGVQLDATIPINSDEETFVPDDMPAVVDLQKMRRTMGSTDTLPLYIRGDGVTNLDTLTWMKEFEDYEVANNEKITSATSIVTYLIQYNGGRMPTTQQEVAEVLERIPEETKKPYLNGDTETVIEFGLVEMENEVALSLVDRMRSDVAWKNPPPGITATPTGMIEMFTNLMTDISESKTTMTVLGFGMIFVFLLLVYRKLTAVSPVIPIIFIVGWNGAIMYLLGLDYTPLTAVLGSMTIGVASEYTILIMERFQEERRRGKERYEAIQQAVQKIGTAITVSGMTTVFGFSALLLSTFNIISNFGIVTVITVGFSLLGAILVMPAVLSLMDRFGRQGTDERAETASTSL; from the coding sequence GTGAGATCACCATTCCAACTAATCGGCGAGAGTATCACGCGGCGGCCGGTGGCAGTCGCCGCGATCTTCCTTCTCGTCTTTATCATCGCACTCTATGGTATGGGCCAGACCACCATGGAGACGGGGAGAGATACCTACATCGATAAGAATACTCCTCGCGGTGCCCTGCTCGATAAGTACCTGGACACATTCAAGTCCGATTCGATCATGTTGCTCGTCGAGTGCGACGATGTCCTCGATACCGATGTCCTCGCTTACATAGACCAGCTCCAGACCGAGATCGGTCGTGAGGAGTACGTCGCCGGAACCGTGAGCATCATCGATATGGTGAAGCAGGTGAACGGCGGCGCGCTACCTGCGTCCGAGGCGGAGATCATCATGGCAAAGGAACGGGTGCCGCCGGAACTCCTCTCCCGGTACCTCCCGTCCAATATGATGACGATCAGCGTCGTCACCCTCACACCTGGCGTCTCCAAAGATACCCGAGACCAGGTCCTCGACAACATCGAGTCGCGCATCAGTTTCTCGGATGCACCCCCCGGCGTCAAGGTGACCGTGACCGGATCGCCTGCGTTCGCCAAGCAGATGGGGGAGGAGATCAACGACTCGATGGGCGTGCTGATCGGCGCCGCCATGCTCCTCATGGTGCTGGCCGTGGGCCTCCTCTTCGGACACGTCCGCTACCGGTTCCTGCCGGTCTTCGTGGTGGGGACGGGACTTATCCTGACCTTCGGCACCATGGGACTTGTCGGAATCCCGATCAGCATGGTCGTGATCGGTGCGTTCCCGGTGCTGATCGGGATCGGGATCGACTACGCCATCCAGTTCCAATCACGGTTCGACGAGGAGGCACGGCATTCCTCGATCCAGGAAGCGGCGATAACAACCATCCGGAACTCAGGTCCCGCAATCCTGTATGCAATGATTGCAACGTCGCTTGGGTTCATCGCCATGTGGATCTCTCCCGTGCCGATGGTCCGCGACTTCGGGATGGTCTGCGTCATGGGAGTTATCTTCTGCTACATCTCGGCCTTGATTATCGTCCCGACGTTCGGCATGCTGGTCAAGTATCGCCCGAAAGCAGAGGGTAACGCTTCCACCGGCTCCAGCATGGAGGCATACGACCGGTTCCTCGGCGGCGTTGCAGGAAAGATCGCAAAACACCCGGTCCCGATCCTCTTGGTGCTCGGGATGGTCGCGCTCGTCGGCGTGCAGCTCGACGCCACGATTCCCATCAACTCGGACGAAGAGACGTTCGTCCCCGACGATATGCCCGCGGTCGTCGACCTGCAGAAGATGCGGCGCACCATGGGGTCGACGGATACCCTGCCGCTCTACATCCGCGGCGACGGCGTCACGAATCTGGATACGTTGACGTGGATGAAGGAGTTCGAGGACTACGAGGTAGCCAACAACGAAAAGATCACATCGGCCACGAGTATCGTCACCTACCTGATCCAGTACAACGGCGGCCGGATGCCGACGACCCAGCAGGAGGTCGCCGAGGTCCTGGAGCGCATCCCTGAGGAGACGAAGAAGCCCTATCTGAACGGCGACACCGAGACGGTCATCGAGTTCGGCCTCGTAGAGATGGAGAACGAGGTCGCCCTCTCGCTCGTGGACCGGATGAGGAGCGACGTTGCGTGGAAGAACCCGCCCCCGGGGATCACTGCGACGCCGACTGGAATGATCGAGATGTTCACCAACCTGATGACCGACATCTCTGAGAGTAAGACGACGATGACGGTCCTCGGGTTCGGGATGATCTTCGTCTTCCTGCTCCTCGTCTACCGGAAGTTGACTGCGGTCTCTCCGGTCATCCCGATCATCTTCATCGTGGGCTGGAACGGAGCGATCATGTACCTGCTCGGCCTCGACTACACACCGCTGACCGCGGTGCTCGGGTCGATGACGATCGGGGTGGCCTCGGAGTATACCATCCTGATCATGGAGCGGTTCCAAGAAGAGCGGAGACGCGGGAAGGAGCGGTACGAGGCGATTCAGCAGGCTGTGCAGAAGATCGGGACGGCCATCACGGTATCCGGGATGACGACGGTCTTCGGGTTCTCGGCGTTGCTCCTCTCGACGTTCAACATCATCAGCAACTTCGGCATCGTGACGGTCATCACGGTCGGGTTCTCGCTCCTTGGTGCGATCCTGGTCATGCCGGCGGTCCTCTCCCTGATGGACCGGTTCGGCCGGCAGGGCACGGACGAGAGGGCGGAGACCGCATCCACCTCTCTGTAA